The proteins below come from a single Puniceicoccales bacterium genomic window:
- a CDS encoding ABC transporter permease produces MPWYFYLALRNLFPFRKVVSFFSLVSIMGVAIGVAVLIVVQSVMNGFNRETKDNIVNTQGEVRVECSSLMKNPGNFEKFFLDDASVASVSPYASGVVMLLYGNRPVFPMIKGIDLKKECQVMALEKFVKSGKIDELSEETVFMGSGLARSLGLRVGDAVDIYSPLIVASIDSEDMRLPREMRVCCIFETGVSYVDNASILCPLSFMQDLYELDEGIHGMLIKLKDSESVDDFVERMRNSLPCEINIFSWKELNKDLLFVLRLEKTMMFFVLMFILLVASFSISSTLMTSVVRKTREIGLLRALGATKTHVTLYFFVQGLLIGCSGTFLGCIFSWFVLCHRDFIVDFTAKIFNSSWMLSKFSHFVHLPVDCSAGEIVIIVLFSVLICTLAGMFPAWKAMCIEPAIALRNE; encoded by the coding sequence ATGCCTTGGTATTTCTATTTAGCTCTTAGGAATTTGTTTCCTTTTAGAAAGGTCGTTTCATTCTTTTCGTTGGTATCGATAATGGGTGTGGCCATCGGTGTGGCTGTATTGATTGTAGTACAAAGTGTTATGAATGGTTTTAATCGGGAGACGAAGGATAACATAGTCAATACCCAAGGTGAAGTTCGAGTGGAATGCAGCTCATTGATGAAGAATCCAGGAAATTTTGAGAAATTTTTCCTGGATGATGCTTCGGTGGCGTCAGTTTCTCCCTATGCCAGCGGTGTGGTCATGTTGCTCTACGGAAATCGGCCTGTTTTTCCAATGATAAAAGGTATTGATCTAAAAAAAGAATGCCAAGTTATGGCTCTAGAAAAGTTTGTAAAATCAGGGAAAATAGATGAACTGAGTGAGGAAACAGTTTTTATGGGATCTGGATTGGCCAGATCGCTTGGTCTAAGGGTTGGAGATGCGGTGGATATTTATTCTCCTCTAATCGTGGCAAGCATTGACAGCGAAGATATGCGATTACCTCGGGAGATGAGAGTTTGCTGTATCTTTGAAACCGGTGTTAGCTATGTGGATAATGCTTCTATATTATGTCCGTTGTCTTTCATGCAGGATCTCTACGAATTGGACGAAGGAATCCATGGCATGCTAATAAAATTGAAAGATTCAGAATCCGTTGATGATTTTGTGGAGAGGATGAGGAATAGCTTACCATGTGAAATAAACATATTCAGCTGGAAAGAATTAAACAAAGATCTGCTGTTTGTTTTGCGATTGGAAAAAACCATGATGTTTTTCGTATTAATGTTCATTTTATTGGTGGCATCATTTTCAATTTCCAGCACTTTGATGACTTCGGTGGTGAGGAAAACCCGAGAGATTGGATTGCTTCGGGCTCTGGGAGCGACCAAAACCCATGTCACGCTGTACTTTTTTGTCCAGGGGCTATTGATAGGATGCAGCGGAACATTTTTAGGATGCATATTTTCTTGGTTTGTGCTATGCCATAGGGATTTCATCGTCGATTTTACAGCAAAAATATTCAATTCTTCCTGGATGTTGTCTAAGTTTTCACATTTTGTTCATCTTCCGGTGGACTGTTCTGCTGGTGAAATTGTTATCATAGTTCTGTTTTCCGTATTAATATGTACATTGGCCGGAATGTTCCCGGCCTGGAAGGCCATGTGTATAGAACCTGCCATTGCGCTTAGGAATGAATAA
- the lpxI gene encoding UDP-2,3-diacylglucosamine diphosphatase LpxI (LpxI, functionally equivalent to LpxH, replaces it in LPS biosynthesis in a minority of bacteria.) — protein sequence MFQKSSSIRLDSDFLPYDFDGSNIVALLAGSGIYPILCAQRMIKSGVKVKLIALEDETDEQLLNAFGEDDKFIINVGNLGRLLKILKSIKAGYVIMAGRIHPKKLFHGLRPDWRALFLLRKLNVRNAETIFGSVCEVIEKHDIKVLDARSFMDEDIVSVGQLTDGKFDLKDEVLNYGIRMAREIAKLDIGQGVIVKNGTVLCVEEFDGTDAMLLRAGKFNVRNALFVKTSKFGHDFRFDVPVFGMRTLDSMIEAGIKYAALESDCTIVLDRENVLDRANQLDIRIFGY from the coding sequence ATGTTTCAAAAAAGTAGTAGTATCAGGTTAGATTCGGATTTCCTTCCCTATGATTTTGATGGATCAAACATCGTTGCACTGTTAGCTGGCAGTGGAATTTATCCAATTTTATGTGCCCAGCGCATGATCAAATCTGGTGTCAAGGTTAAACTGATAGCATTGGAAGATGAAACCGATGAGCAATTGCTTAATGCCTTTGGTGAAGATGATAAATTCATAATAAATGTAGGAAATCTAGGCAGGTTACTTAAGATATTGAAATCCATAAAGGCAGGTTATGTGATAATGGCTGGGCGGATACATCCCAAAAAACTATTCCATGGACTCAGACCGGATTGGCGAGCGCTGTTTTTACTGAGAAAACTAAATGTTCGAAATGCCGAAACCATCTTTGGCTCTGTATGCGAAGTTATTGAAAAGCATGACATTAAGGTGTTAGATGCCCGCTCGTTCATGGATGAAGACATAGTAAGTGTTGGCCAATTGACCGATGGAAAGTTTGACCTGAAGGATGAGGTCCTAAACTATGGTATTAGAATGGCGCGCGAGATAGCTAAATTGGACATAGGCCAAGGCGTCATTGTGAAGAACGGTACCGTGTTGTGTGTGGAAGAATTCGATGGCACCGATGCCATGTTGCTAAGAGCTGGTAAATTCAATGTGAGAAATGCTTTATTTGTAAAAACTTCTAAATTTGGCCATGATTTCAGGTTTGATGTGCCGGTTTTCGGGATGCGCACACTGGACTCTATGATAGAAGCTGGCATAAAATATGCTGCATTGGAATCAGATTGTACCATTGTCCTTGACAGGGAAAATGTGTTAGATCGTGCTAATCAGCTGGATATCAGGATATTTGGATACTGA
- a CDS encoding HDIG domain-containing protein, producing the protein MWFSKKSRLRTCKESTNHRLLDRYNNNAPVLVTAPVLLIILILSIIISTLCFAFRSSLFIKFIPGQKAKATVIADKSFIYESEERTRIEKNRIRNQLAPVYSMSFIHYDRFEKEVFALDDELDNLSKNLEGEKIGNAYMFELRNFVRKFNDRYNSALGWGDVDVLLKSIDENSRTAAIIEALHILRDVLADGVYSNSDIFGNNEAPILNIEIKGNTKKSHVRSEDDAIKLFRIRLSAMDWPLDLKQSLFRIMKKGIAKNLSYDEDATNAKILKMIQDVEPVKEEVHAGDIIVEAGTVVKSSVRERLMAYYRNIDDLNTVGYVLNSATVKIFITTFIILLLSFLCLKMAPGSAQSLSKNFLLMLTILFTNLIILRAIFQIGEVKHFRDSEVFVHMLPYINPFYLSTILCTLLIRTYVGVVIGGLVSILFTMMLAENIEFMLMCILVVFIAAHYCRRASLRSQVIYGGMWSAMVFSFSSISNFWTKDITYFVCLWQVFCCLMTGIVTTMFSLGILPLFEKWFKCCTNLRLVELTDYSHELMRNLQILAPGTYHHSLIVANIAEQAAIAMNANSFLCRTSAMYHDIGKIIKPEYFTENQRAGFNPHDEKTPFVSAIIIKTHVRDGIAMAERAGIPPRVINGIREHHGTSLIRYFYNKALQQIQQSERESELVPIDDPKAAALAAEAIDEAVFRYDGPTPRSKETAILMVADSLEAASRSMKNINPQSVKILVDNIIDEKVVSHQLDDCSMTLKEINELRKALYSIMVNMLHSRVSYDDVSKK; encoded by the coding sequence ATGTGGTTTTCCAAAAAGTCAAGGCTCAGAACCTGTAAAGAATCAACAAATCATCGCTTATTGGATAGATATAACAATAATGCGCCGGTTTTGGTTACTGCACCTGTTCTATTGATTATATTAATACTATCTATTATTATATCAACGCTATGTTTTGCTTTTCGTAGTTCACTTTTTATTAAATTCATTCCAGGCCAAAAGGCCAAGGCAACGGTGATTGCTGATAAGTCTTTCATCTATGAAAGCGAAGAAAGAACAAGAATTGAAAAGAATAGGATTCGCAATCAATTGGCTCCGGTGTATAGCATGAGCTTTATTCACTATGACAGATTTGAAAAAGAAGTTTTCGCCCTAGACGACGAACTGGATAATCTAAGTAAGAATCTTGAAGGTGAAAAGATCGGTAATGCTTATATGTTTGAATTGAGAAATTTTGTAAGAAAATTCAACGATAGATATAATTCGGCCCTGGGTTGGGGTGATGTGGATGTATTACTTAAATCGATTGATGAAAATTCCAGAACTGCTGCCATAATTGAGGCTTTGCATATCCTGCGAGATGTTCTTGCCGATGGCGTTTATAGTAATTCGGATATTTTTGGAAACAATGAAGCTCCAATTCTCAATATAGAAATAAAAGGCAATACCAAGAAATCCCATGTTAGATCAGAAGATGATGCCATAAAGTTATTCAGAATACGCCTATCAGCAATGGACTGGCCTCTTGATCTAAAACAATCCCTGTTTAGAATAATGAAAAAAGGCATAGCTAAAAATTTATCCTATGATGAAGATGCCACCAATGCAAAAATTCTAAAGATGATACAGGATGTGGAACCTGTAAAAGAAGAAGTTCATGCCGGAGATATCATTGTGGAGGCCGGAACAGTGGTGAAGAGCTCGGTGCGCGAACGATTGATGGCCTATTATAGAAATATCGACGATTTAAATACTGTTGGGTATGTGTTAAATTCAGCAACCGTAAAGATATTTATAACGACGTTTATCATTTTACTACTTTCCTTTCTGTGCCTTAAAATGGCACCGGGCAGTGCACAGAGTTTATCTAAGAATTTTTTATTGATGCTGACCATTTTGTTTACTAATCTGATAATCCTGAGAGCAATATTTCAGATTGGAGAAGTCAAGCATTTCCGGGATTCGGAAGTTTTTGTACATATGTTGCCCTATATAAATCCATTTTATTTGAGTACAATACTCTGTACATTGCTCATTCGAACCTATGTGGGAGTGGTAATTGGTGGTCTTGTTTCTATTCTTTTCACCATGATGCTTGCCGAGAACATCGAGTTCATGTTGATGTGCATATTGGTTGTATTCATTGCAGCTCACTATTGCCGTAGAGCATCACTGAGATCCCAGGTTATCTATGGCGGCATGTGGTCGGCCATGGTCTTCTCATTTTCATCGATTTCGAATTTTTGGACGAAAGACATTACCTATTTTGTATGTCTGTGGCAGGTGTTTTGCTGTCTTATGACCGGCATTGTTACAACCATGTTTTCACTGGGGATTCTTCCATTGTTTGAAAAATGGTTCAAGTGTTGTACCAATCTAAGACTTGTCGAATTGACTGACTATAGCCATGAATTGATGAGAAATTTGCAGATACTAGCGCCAGGAACATATCATCATAGCTTAATTGTCGCGAACATTGCCGAGCAGGCTGCCATAGCTATGAACGCTAACTCCTTTCTGTGCAGGACTTCTGCCATGTATCATGATATTGGTAAAATAATAAAACCTGAATATTTCACTGAGAATCAAAGGGCAGGGTTCAATCCCCATGATGAAAAAACTCCCTTCGTGAGTGCAATAATAATAAAAACCCATGTGAGGGACGGTATTGCCATGGCCGAGCGGGCTGGTATACCGCCACGGGTGATCAATGGCATAAGAGAACACCATGGCACATCTCTAATAAGATATTTTTATAACAAGGCATTGCAGCAGATACAGCAGAGTGAGCGTGAATCTGAATTGGTCCCGATCGATGATCCAAAGGCTGCGGCCTTGGCGGCTGAAGCCATAGATGAGGCCGTTTTCAGGTATGATGGTCCGACGCCAAGATCAAAAGAAACTGCCATATTAATGGTGGCAGATTCGTTGGAAGCAGCCAGCCGATCGATGAAAAATATAAATCCCCAATCGGTGAAAATATTGGTGGATAATATTATCGATGAAAAAGTGGTTTCCCATCAGCTGGATGATTGTTCTATGACTTTGAAAGAGATAAACGAACTAAGAAAAGCTCTTTACTCAATTATGGTAAATATGTTACATTCCCGTGTTTCCTATGACGATGTTTCAAAAAAGTAG